TGGAAGTCGCTCCCGTTCGTGAAGGCGAACAAGGTGCACCGGCTGCCCGACGGCGTGTGGATGTTCGGCGGCACCGCGTCGATGGAGTCGTACGTCGACTCCGTCGTCGCCGCGCTGACGAAGTGACGACGGGACGCACGTAACCATCATGGCCGTCACCACCACCGCTCCCACCGCCCCCACCACGGCGGAAGCTCCCCGGACGGGCGGCGCGTTCGCGGTGACGGCCGTGCTCGCCCTGCTGGTCGCCGCCCTCGCGGTCGTCGACATCACCCAGGGCACCTCCTCGGTCGGCGCGGCCGAGGTGTGGAAGGCGCTCACCGGGCAGGCCGACACGGCGGACGCCTCCGTCGTCGTCGCCTCGCGGCTGCCGCGCATGACCGCCGGGCTCTTCGTCGGCGCCGTGCTCGGCATGGCGGGCGCCGCACTCCAGGCCGTCAGCCGCAATGTGCTCGCCGCCCCCGACACCCTTGCGGTCAACGCCGGTTCGTACTTCTCGCTCGGACTGGCCGCGGCGACCGGCGTCTCGCTGCCGCTGCTCGCCTCCTCGGGCATCGCCTTCGTCGGCGGGCTTGCGGCCGCGGCGGTGGTGCTCGGTCTCTCCGGGCTCGGAGCGGGGACCGTACGACTGGTCCTCGCGGGCAGCGCTCTCACCCTCGGGCTCAGCTCCGTCACGGAGGGACTGCTGCTGCTCTTCCCCGTACAGACGCAGGGGCTGTTCGCCTGGAACCAGGGCAGCATCGCGCAGAACGGTTTCGGCGGTGTCCTTTGGATGGTGCCGCTCGCCGTCGTCGGGCTGGCGGGGCTGCTCCTCGTGGCCCGCAAGGTCGACGCCCTGGCGCTCGGCGACGACGCCGCACGCGGGCTGGGCGTACCGGTGCGGGCCACCCGTGTGACCACGGTCGTGCTGTGCGCGCTGCTGTCCGCCGCGGCCGTCACCCTCGCCGGGCCGATCGGCTTCGTGGGGCTGGCGGCCCCGGCCGGGGTACGACTCATGGCGCGCCGCTACCGCGGCTTCTCCCGGCTGCGTACGAGCGTGAGTGTGTCCGCGCTGGCCGGTGCGGCTCTGGTGCTGGGCTCGGACGTCGTACTGCGGAGCCTGGTCGCCTCCGACGTGGCGGTGGCCGTGCCGACCGGGGTGGTCACCAGCCTGGTCGGCGCCGTCTTCCTGATGGTGCTGGCGACCCGGGGCAGGGACACCGGCGGCGCGGCCCCGCCCGACCGCCTGCGCATCCGCAGCCGGGCCGTCTTCCTGACCGTCGCCGGGACGCTGGTGGCCGTGCTGATCGCGCTGACCGTCGCCTCCGTACTGCTCGGCGACTCGAAACTGCTCCTCGGCGATGTCGTCAACTGGGCGCAGGGCAGGGCCGGTCGGTCCGTCTCCTTCGTCCTCGACACCCGCGTGCCGAGGGTGCTCGCCGCCCTCCTCGCCGGCGCGGCGCTCGCGCTGGCGGGAACCCTGGTCCAGGCGGTGACCCGCAACCCGCTCGCCGAACCGGGCGTCATGGGCGTCTCCGGCGGGGCCGCACTGGGCGCGGTGATCCTGCTGACGACCGTGCCGTCGGCCGGACCGACGGGTCTGGCCGTCGCGGCCTTCGCGGGCGCGGCCGCCGCCTCCGCACTGGTCTTCGGACTGTCCGCGCGCGGCGGCTTCCAGCAGAACCGCCTCGTGCTGGTCGGCATGGGCGTGGCCACCGCGAGCTCCGCGCTGATCAGCCTGTTCATCGTCCTCACCGACCCGTTCAACGCCACCAAGGCGCTGACCTGGCTGTCGGGTTCGACGTACGGACGCACCCTGCCCGACCTGCTGCCGCTCGCCGTCGTCCTCGTGGCGGCGGTCGCCTTCGCGGTCGTACGGCGCACCGAGCTCGACCTCGTCTCGCTCGACGAGGACACCCCGAGGCTGCTGGGTCTCGGACTGCCCCGGGCGCGGCTGGGCTTCCTGGCGCTCGCTGTCCTGCTGAGCGCGGCGGCCGTCGCCGCGGCCGGCACCATCGCCTTCGTGGGCCTGGTGGCCCCGCACGCCGCGCGCGCCCTGGTGGGGCGCCGGCATGTGCGCGTGGTGCCGGTGGCGCTGCTGCTGGGCGCGGTCCTCGTGGGGACCGCGGACGTGGTGGGCCGGACGGTGATCGCACCGGCCCAGCTCGGCGCGGGCCTGCTCACGGCGGTCATCGGGACGCCGTACTTCCTGTGGCTGCTCGTACGGAGCCGGGGCGACGCGCGCTAGAAGTCGGTCAGCCCAGCTGCTCGCGCAGGAAAGCGAGGGTGCTCTCCCAGGCCTCCGCGGCAGGTCCGGGGGCGTACGCCTCGGGGCGGTCGTCGTTGAAGAAGGCGTGCCCGGCGGGGTAGAGGCGGAAGTCCGGGGTGACGCCCGACTGCTGCTGGATCGCCTCGGCCAGCGCGTCCAGGGTCTCCGGCGGAACGGTGGAGTCCTGCTCGCCGTAGTGCCCCAGGATCTGGGCCTTGAGCCCCGAGAAGTCGGGGAGCTCGCCCTGGATCACTCCGTAGAAAGGGACCGCCGCACTGACGCGCGGGTCGGCGGCGGCCTGCTGGACGACGAATCCGCCGCCCATGCAGAAGCCGACCGAGGCCACGGTGGCGGAGGTGACCTCGGGCCGCTCCAGCAGACAGTCGACGGCGCCGGCGAGCAGCTCGACGCCGCGCGCGACAGGGAGCTCCTGCATCATGCGGAAGGCCTCGGCGCTGTCGTGTGCGACGCTGCCGCCGTACAGATCGGGCGCGAGGACCACGAAGCCCTCGGCGGCGAGCCGGTCCGCGACGTCCGCGATGTGGTCGGTCAGACCCCACCACTCCTGGATGACGATGACGCCAGGGCCGCGTCCGGCGGGCGGAAGCGCGAGATAGCCGTGGGCGGTGCTGCCGGCACTGGGAAACGTCACGTTCTGATGCATGGCGCTCACGATGTCACGGACGTCACGTGCCCGGACATGACCCCGGCGCGGCGGTGTACTAGAGTTATCTCGACATCGAGATATCTGCCCAGGCGCACCGCAGCCGCCTCGCAAGTAAGGGTTACCTTACCTGATCGGCGCTGGGGCCGAGGCGCACTTTTGTTATGAAGGAGACTGTCGTGTCGGCGAACAGCTTCGACGCCCGCAGCACGCTGCGCGTGGGCGACGAGTCGTACGAGATCTTCAAGCTGGACAAGGTCGAGGGCTCCGCGCGCCTCCCTTACAGCCTGAAGGTGCTGCTGGAGAACCTGCTGCGTACGGAGGACGGCGCGAACATCACCGCCGACCACATCCGCGCGCTCGGCGGCTGGGACTCCCAGGCCCAGCCCAGCCGGGAGATCCAGTTCACGCCGGCCCGCGTGATCATGCAGGACTTCACCGGTGTGCCCTGTGTCGTGGACCTCGCCACCATGCGTGAGGCCGTGAAGGCGCTCGGCGGCGACCCGGCGAAGATCAACCCGCTCTCGCCCGCCGAGATGGTCATCGACCACTCGGTCATCGCCGACAAGTTCGGCACGAAGGACGCCTTCGCGCAGAACGTCGAGCTGGAGTACGGCCGCAACAAGGAGCGCTACCAGTTCCTGCGCTGGGGCCAGACCGCCTTCGACGACTTCAAGGTCGTCCCGCCGGGCACCGGCATCGTCCACCAGGTCAACATCGAGCACCTCGCTCGTACGGTCATGGTGCGCAACGGCCAGGCCTACCCCGACACCCTCGTCGGCACCGACTCGCACACCACCATGGTCAACGGCCTGGGCGTGCTGGGCTGGGGCGTCGGCGGCATCGAGGCCGAGGCAGCCATGCTCGGCCAGCCGGTCT
The sequence above is drawn from the Streptomyces sp. NBC_01465 genome and encodes:
- a CDS encoding iron ABC transporter permease, with protein sequence MAVTTTAPTAPTTAEAPRTGGAFAVTAVLALLVAALAVVDITQGTSSVGAAEVWKALTGQADTADASVVVASRLPRMTAGLFVGAVLGMAGAALQAVSRNVLAAPDTLAVNAGSYFSLGLAAATGVSLPLLASSGIAFVGGLAAAAVVLGLSGLGAGTVRLVLAGSALTLGLSSVTEGLLLLFPVQTQGLFAWNQGSIAQNGFGGVLWMVPLAVVGLAGLLLVARKVDALALGDDAARGLGVPVRATRVTTVVLCALLSAAAVTLAGPIGFVGLAAPAGVRLMARRYRGFSRLRTSVSVSALAGAALVLGSDVVLRSLVASDVAVAVPTGVVTSLVGAVFLMVLATRGRDTGGAAPPDRLRIRSRAVFLTVAGTLVAVLIALTVASVLLGDSKLLLGDVVNWAQGRAGRSVSFVLDTRVPRVLAALLAGAALALAGTLVQAVTRNPLAEPGVMGVSGGAALGAVILLTTVPSAGPTGLAVAAFAGAAAASALVFGLSARGGFQQNRLVLVGMGVATASSALISLFIVLTDPFNATKALTWLSGSTYGRTLPDLLPLAVVLVAAVAFAVVRRTELDLVSLDEDTPRLLGLGLPRARLGFLALAVLLSAAAVAAAGTIAFVGLVAPHAARALVGRRHVRVVPVALLLGAVLVGTADVVGRTVIAPAQLGAGLLTAVIGTPYFLWLLVRSRGDAR
- a CDS encoding dienelactone hydrolase family protein is translated as MHQNVTFPSAGSTAHGYLALPPAGRGPGVIVIQEWWGLTDHIADVADRLAAEGFVVLAPDLYGGSVAHDSAEAFRMMQELPVARGVELLAGAVDCLLERPEVTSATVASVGFCMGGGFVVQQAAADPRVSAAVPFYGVIQGELPDFSGLKAQILGHYGEQDSTVPPETLDALAEAIQQQSGVTPDFRLYPAGHAFFNDDRPEAYAPGPAAEAWESTLAFLREQLG